The Phalacrocorax aristotelis chromosome 2, bGulAri2.1, whole genome shotgun sequence region ATCTCTGTAGGCAACTCCAATTAGTCTTCTCATCAGTAGAAAATCAGTATCATCTTTGCAATTGCTGTCAGCTTCTGTCCCAGCACCTAGGCATTTCCTATTTGTCCCCTttaattctgctgctgtcagataCCACATCTTCAGAAGATGGAGAATTAAACTGGGCTGCAAACAAGGGGCTGGACAGACTCTGCAGGCAGACTCAGCTCACAGTTCAAATTGAAAGGCACTGCAAGAGCTGCTCAACCTATGGGTGTGCTTGCCTGCTGCAAACATCCTTCCCCACACTCTGCCCACACCCCAGAACTATTACCACTGAGGTAGCCCTTCATCTAGACCActtttctgtgcaaaaccaCAAAGACTGTTTTCTAATGCCTCTCTTTGGAATCTTCtcatttaaatgttttgggTACAACTAGGCTTTGAACTTTCAGAataagaagttattttaaaacagagagcCTGGATTTCCATCTAGcacaaaaaaacctctttgAGAAATGACTGCAAAATAAGAGGCCAGAACTTCATGGCCCACACCACAAACAGCACTCTGGCAACGAGGCATTAGGAGAAAATGTCAATATGGTCACCCATAGTCATAGAAAATGTAAATAGTAGCCACCCACGGGGGAGTTTGTTGTAGCTACCACTGCATCATATGAAACTTCTTTGGCAAGGACTGTCTCATACTTCAGGACATCTTTATTTCATACTTAGTCTTGCAAGGCTTATTTTAAACAGAGGCTATGCAAACTATTGCTATCAGTGAAACGTGGACATGTAGGCTGGGATTCCAACCACTTTGCTGTAAGTATCAGTAGTGGGAGTAGTTATACACCATCGATGTCTACCACTGGGTAGTGTGCCCATGCTCTCCTTATAGTCAAAAGGAGTTTCATCAATgcagccagcagagcctggaaagCAGTCTGTCTTGTCTTAAAGCAGATGTAGCCTGCCCTGCGTTGGATCAGACGCACTACTCTTCATTGGCTGTATTGACCGCATCTCCCACTAACAGGAGATGTAAACATCTATATTAGAGACAGCTTATGATCACTGAACTGAGTCCCTTCTTTACAGTCAACAGGTGGTTGCTGTAAGAAGATTATGACACTGTGACCGAGGGATAGTTACTAGTTGCAGTTTTGTTATCACTGACCTTTCCTTTCAGTCTCAGCTTTAACAGGTTGGCCATATTGTCATCTCCGTGGGCTTCTGCACAGTGTGTCACACtcaatttccttctttcctacAGTGAGAGCAAGTAACGGACACTTACAAGCTTTTTACCCCAACCAGGGGGCAGACTGAATGCAGTAACATCTGCTCCCCTCTAGGATTTTTGGTTCCTTGCAAACAGAAATCTTTGCAGGGACTTGAACACCACATCCCAAGGGAGTGCAGAGGAACTGATGGGTGCCCCGAGTTATTCGATGTGCAGACCAGTAAGCCCAGAGGTCACACACCTGCACCGCATACTCTCATTGGGTGCAGCCTCCAAGCTAACAAGCCTTGGCTCCACTCTGCCTGCCTTGCAGCCAAGGCAGGAGCAGTCACGAGACACTTTGATGCTTGAGGAAAAGGGCCAATatagtttctcttcttttgatcataagattattttttaaaaaaacctcatcaAAGAGATGCTTGCTCCCAAGGGATGTCCCGGTCCAAACTTTGCTCCTCCCACGTCAGCAAACATCGGCTCAGACCCAGCCAAACTGGGCGTCTTAACACACTTCTACCCCAGGGCTAACGTGGGGTGAGACTGTGCTCTTGGTGGTGTTGACAGGCAGCACATGCTGATCAACAGCTACATGTGAGGTATTGTTTCCTGCTGAGCACCACCCAACAGGCTGGGACAGCACCTGCATTTCTCACGCTGCAATGCACCTCCTGCAGAGCTCGGTTAGTTGGATGTCAGTTTGCTGCTGaattctgctgctcttccaaTAAACAGGGGCTTACTCAACAGCCCTTGacattctcatttatttttttttttatcctaaaGAGCTAATTTTCAGTGAAGTACATTTAACAGCAGAATCTGGGCTTTTGTTAGGACCTACCATCACCTCCACAATAATACAACTCTCACTAACCCAAATAGTGACAAAATCCCAAAGCGTGCATGTAAGTGACATCTCTCAGCATTTTACCATAGCAGATACTGGATCTCTCTACCgttattctcttttctcttttcatgtTGCCTCTAGCCAGAAGATCCAGCATGATGGAAGCATTCACAGAAACGACACCTGAATACGCTTATGACGAACATGCTTTTTCCTGCAACAAGACTGACATCCAAGaatttgggaaaatatttctgccaaTATTTTACATTGTAGTGTTTGCTCTTGGCCTCACAGGGAATCTAATGGTGGTTTTTGTCATTGTGAAAGAAGGCGGTAAAAAAAGCATCACTGATATCTATCTCCTGAACTTGGCTATCTCGGACCTTCTCTTTGTGATCTCCCTCCCCTTCTGGGCTTCCTACACGGTGCGTGGATGGACCCTTGGGACTATTCCATGCAGAGCCGTTTCCTCACTGTATTACATTGGCTTCTTTGGGGGCATGTTCTTTATTACTGTTATCAGTATCGACAGATATTTGGCCATTGTCCGGGCAACGTATTCTCTGAAATCCAGAACAATGAAACATGGCTTTCTTATAACCTGTGGAGTATGGCCAATAGCGATTTTAGTTTCAGTGCCACATTTTGTGTTCTCCCAGCAGGTAGAAAATGACTGCATTTCTGTCTTCCCCCAGGAGCTGGAGAACATCTGGCCGGTGTTCTGCAATGTGGAGCTGAACACCATTGGCTTTTTCACCCCAGTCTGCATCATATGCTATTGCTACTATGGGATGGTCAAAACCCTGCTGTCctgcaaaaatcagaaaaaaacacgAGCCATAAAACTTATCTTGGTTGTGGTGGttgtgtttttaatgttttggtcCCCCTACAATGTACTGATTTTTCTAGAGACTTTAAAGCACTATGAGTTATTCACAAGTTGCAACCAAATTAAATCATTGGACTATGCAATGCACCTGACCGAAACCATTGCATTCAGTCACTGTTGTCTCAATCCCCTTATCTATGCCTTCGCTGGGGAGAAATTCAGGAAATACCTTTATCAAGTCTGCTTAAAGTACTGCCCattcctgtgtttctgtggccCCTGCAGTCGCTACCAGGTGACCTATTCGGCTAGTTATGCAGAAAGCGTTGTAGGCAGCAATGTAACCCTGAACACCAGTGAACAGGATGGCTCTGTCTTTGTCTAAAAGGCTCTGTGAAGAAGAAGTGTATGTAAATATGTCTTCTGCAGCGCTAACCACTGCTGGCAGTGTAAGAGAACAACCCCTCGCCTTGGATACAAGGAGTGTTGTAGATGTTTATTTAGTGTGAATCTAAGGGGTATTGTATATGATTAGTTAGCGTGAATCTAGactctttcctttttgattAAGCATTATGAATAGTTAATCTAAGGCTAGGGACGGGATGTCTTGGCCATCAGCTCACTCATTTAGGTAATGACAAATGTtcctttttagaagaaaaatgagtgaGAGCTGCTAAGAGAAGATAGCTTGAAGTAGTCGTTTCTAGGTAACGAGGGTTAGGATACCTCATCGATCAAGACCACCAAAGACTGAAGAGAGGAAAGCATGCATGGAAGAATCTGAAGTGGAGACAAGAAGAACGACTCAGTGCCATTATATAACTtatgtagattagaatgaatatgcATTACATAGGTAGAaacgtagaatcatagaatgtcctgagttggaagggacctgcaaggatcatcgagtccaacttctgtccctgcacaggacaaccccaaaattcacaccaaaCCTCTGAggggtgttgtccaagtgtttcttgaatattgtcaggcttggtgccgtgactgcctccttggggagcctgttccagtgctccaccaccctctgggtgaagaaccttttcctactacccaacctaaacctcccctggcacatcttcctgccattccctcgggtcctgtcattggtcaccagacagaagaaaatatatatgga contains the following coding sequences:
- the CX3CR1 gene encoding CX3C chemokine receptor 1, with amino-acid sequence MMEAFTETTPEYAYDEHAFSCNKTDIQEFGKIFLPIFYIVVFALGLTGNLMVVFVIVKEGGKKSITDIYLLNLAISDLLFVISLPFWASYTVRGWTLGTIPCRAVSSLYYIGFFGGMFFITVISIDRYLAIVRATYSLKSRTMKHGFLITCGVWPIAILVSVPHFVFSQQVENDCISVFPQELENIWPVFCNVELNTIGFFTPVCIICYCYYGMVKTLLSCKNQKKTRAIKLILVVVVVFLMFWSPYNVLIFLETLKHYELFTSCNQIKSLDYAMHLTETIAFSHCCLNPLIYAFAGEKFRKYLYQVCLKYCPFLCFCGPCSRYQVTYSASYAESVVGSNVTLNTSEQDGSVFV